A single Cherax quadricarinatus isolate ZL_2023a chromosome 4, ASM3850222v1, whole genome shotgun sequence DNA region contains:
- the LOC128705311 gene encoding vesicle-trafficking protein SEC22b-A-like: MAAVCTMVGRLGDGLVLAASLEDEAGSTRLLEPQTQAKRLLRTLSYTSPARASLDAPPYLLHYLIELDVIYIAICDAHVSQERAFTYLQQVAQEFSAQYGDRVKEPTRPYSFIEFDTTLQKLRRSGGGRRRVAELDKKPQEVQHILRDNINHVLESGMSLSDLEGSSSRVSQKYRGGLKNSTRRCRFYAKTLVVLLILLILLYWSMPGEYFIVL; encoded by the exons ATGGCTGCTGTGTGCACTATGGTGGGTCGtctgggtgatggactggtactgGCGGCTTCTCTGGAAGATGAAGCAGGAAGCACCAGGCTGCTGGAGCCCCAGACACAAGCCAAGCGACTCCTCCGTACATTAAGCTACACCAGTCCTGCCAGAGCCTCCCTCGACGCTCCACCGTACTTACTACA CTACCTGATAGAGCTGGACGTGATCTATATAGCCATCTGCGACGCGCATGTGAGCCAGGAGCGAGCCTTCACCTACCTCCAGCAAGTGGCCCAGGAGTTCTCTGCTCAGTACGGTGATCGCGTCAAAGAGCCCACTAGACCATACTCTTTCATCGAGTTCG ATACAACGCTGCAGAAGCTGCGACGGTCAGGAGGAGGACGCAGACGAGTGGCGGAACTGGACAAGAAACCACAAGAAGTCCAACACATCCTTAGAGACAATATCAACCACGTCCTGGAGAGCGGCATGTCTCTCTCTG ATCTTGAGGGGAGTTCGTCACGAGTGTCTCAGAAGTACCGAGGAGGCTTAAAGAACTCCACCAGACGTTGCAGGTTCTACGCCAAGACGCTCGTAGTCTTACtcattcttcttattcttctctactggagtatgcctggagaatACTTCATCGTCTTGTGA